Below is a window of Populus trichocarpa isolate Nisqually-1 chromosome 3, P.trichocarpa_v4.1, whole genome shotgun sequence DNA.
tatatatgaaaaacatgttttgttGGTGATTAAAGGAGTTAAAGCAAGGGTTTTGAAAACCAGagtgagaaagaaagaattgaacaaAGGAAGGAGGCTTGAAGAAAGCTTGATTTCTTTTGCAATTTCTCCATGATTTCATGTGTTTAGAAGGTAAGAAATTCCTTTAAAGTGAttatttaagatgatttttgtAATGGGTGAAAGAAAGAATATGTTAATGATGTGTAAATTTGAATTATGAATTGGATTgtttaatttgatatgaaattttTGCTCAATTGTGTTATTGGAAGCATTTAAAGTATGGTAATGGAGTTAAGTACTTGAGAAATTGAACAAACCTTGCACTTTAATACATGAATATATTCGGCCAAACAAGGTATAAAGAAGAAAGGATGTGATTGACTAAGTTGTTATGAAATTTGGATTAAATTGTGTAGGGTTAGGTATAAAATAAATGGACattgagaaattgaaaagaaattttgaaggAGAAACATGGTTCTACTAGATATGACTTTTAGCCTAGgctaatgaaagaaaaatgaggTTATGTTGATTTAATGGtataataaattgaaatgaaaggTGTTAATTAAAATGTACAATAAGTAGCAATGTGAAATTAAcacaaagaaattgaagaaaatacaTACCTTCCATAAATGGAAGTTTCAGCCAGGCTAATGTGTATACATTGAAATCGTTAgtttaatttgatatgaaaattgtGTTTGAATGTATTATAAAAATGTGTTTAATGATTgggtattaaaaattaattatatgaacaCTTAAAGAAAACTCATATTCTTTGATTGAGTGTTTCGGCTTACACTAATGAATTGAAAATGGACTAGTTGGTTTAATGGTTGAGTCATTTGGATTAACATGAGTTGTTTGGTGTGTTTAGTGATTGACCATATAGTCAATTTCATGAAATTGTGAAAAGAGTCTATGTTCCTCTTGAAAATGGATTCGGCTTTAGGTAATAATATATGAAGTAAAATgattatcttaatttaataagttaattaagTTAAGATAAGGTTATGTGATGTGTAGTATACTTGATTTAGCAGGAAATTTAAATGGAAACTCAAGGAAAGACAATCCTTGAGTTTCGaccaaaatagaaagaaaggaGTGTACTTGTTGAATAATGCTTTTGAGCATGTAAATATGTGTTGAATTGTGTCTAGaccttgaatatttttatttaatggggTGCAAATATGTTAATGACGGGGTAATGGTGTTGATAtaatataacaatataaaaatgttaCAATACAACTGCAACAAACTATCATGAGATAAATTAATtgctaaataaataaagagtatgaaaaacaagaattttaagtagttgaatataaaaaatcaaatcataaaaaaaaatatgatattatttttgttcgtaaaaaaataagtcaaaatttatttattagatgaCATGATAAGTGTATAGAAATATATCTGTATAAATTAGGCGTGAAGGGTTTAGATAATAAATTTGAtgtaagtaaaaaaatcaagccgATAAGAGTTGACGAATTAAcatgttaataagaaaatgatgcACAACTAAGGTTTCAATtactaaattataattgattttaaataatatatattgatcCATGAACTGGGAAGTAAAAATTATTACGGATGCTGTATTTGCAGATTGTTTGATTTCTTATGCTCTAGCTTAACGAAGAAAGATCATAGTGTAAAGAAGAGACAGTAATAGTCTTGTATTCATTTTTAACTCCACGCTCCCTGGATTTTACCTCTCGACCAACCGCCACCATAAAGGCTGTCTTGAGATGATAATAATCTAGTGAAAATAACAAATCTTGGACAGTCAATAACGAAATATAATTGGACCgcaattttaaattatgttggTAACGCGATgtaattcatgtttttaaaaattttaatattttttatttaaaataattttttatttttagattgttttaatgtgctgatgttaaaaataaaattttttattttaatatattttaaataaaaatactttaaacggCTAATATTATCACAATTATAAACAGTCCtgcaatatttcaaaaaatcatttacaggaacgaaaatttgaatatttggattttaaaatagTAGCTTTAGGAGCATCGCTTCGGATGCAAGTTTTCGTTCCCAACGAAATTCATTTACTTTCTTAAGTTATCTTTCCTCTGTTACAATTATATGCACAGGTTAGGGAAATTTCGAATCAATCTCTTCGTCCCCGACAATAATATCTCTCGTAGCTTACCCTCTTCCACTCTCCTCTCGGAATTTCTCCATTACCTCCCTTGAACAGCACATATCAACTCAAACTTGAAGCCAATACGAAAGATCTCtaaaaacccaagaaaacaaacactttgttgttttttttttcatggccaTGTCTTTCTTTGGAGACTTTAGTCGTTGAAGGTGAGTACACATGGAAAGAAAGGCCATTGGAATTGATCTTGGCACGAGCTACAGTTGTGTAGGCGTGTGGCAGAATGATCGTGTAGAGATCATAGCCAATGACCAAGGGAATAGAACGACTCCATCTTATGTTGCCTTCACTGATACTGAACGTTTGATAGGTGATGCAGCCAAGAACCAAGTTGCCATGAATCCTCAAAACACTGTTTTTGACGCGAAAAGACTTATTGGCAGGGGTTTCTCCGCCCCTTCTGTTCAGCGTGACATGAAGCTGTGGCCTTTTAAGGTGATTCCAGGTCCTGGTTGTAAGCCTATGATTGTTGTTAAGCATAAAGGTGAAGAGAAGCAGTTTTCCGCTGAGGAGATATCTTCTATGGTTTTGATGAAAATGAAGGAGATTGCTGAGGCTTATCTGGGTCATTCTGTAAAGAATGCTGTGGTGACTGTGCCTGCTTATTTTAATGACTTGCAAAGGCAGGCTACGAAGGATGCTGGTGCTATTTCTGGGCTCAATGTTTTGAGGATTATCAATGAGCCTACTGCAGCTGCTATTGCTTATGGTTTGGATAGAAAGGAGTCTCGAAGAGGCGAGCAGAATGTGCTTATTTTCGATCTTGGTGGTGGAACTCTTGATGTTTCTCTGTTGACGATCGAGGAGGGGATTTTTGAAGTGAAGGCTACTGCTGGTGATACTCATCTTGGAGGTGAGGACTTCGATAACAGGCTTGTTAATCATTTTTTTGCGGAGTTCAAGAGGAAGCACAAGAAGGATATTAGTGGTAATCCAAGAGCTTTGAGAAGGTTGAGGACTTCCTGTGAGAGGGCGAAGAGGACTTTGTCTTCGACTACACAGACGACGATTGAGATTGATTCTCTGTTTGAAGGTATTGATTTCTACACTAAAATTACAAGAGCGAGGTTTGAAGAATTGAACACGGATTTGTTTAGGAAGTGCACGGAACGTGTGGAGAAATGTCTTCGTGATTCAAAGATCGAAAAGAGTCATGTTCATGAGGTTGTTCTTGTTGGTGGGTCAACAAGAGTTCTCAGAGTGCAGCAACTCTTGCAAGACTTCTTCAATGGCAAGGAACTTTGCAAGAGCATCAATCCTGATGAAGCTGTTGCTTATGGTGCTGCTGTCCAAGCTGCAATTTTGAGTGGTGAAGGGAATGAGAAGGTTCAAGATTTGCATGTTCTTGATGTTACTCCTCTAAGCCTTTGGATTAAGACTGCTGGTGATGTAAAGACAGTTTTGATTCCAAGAAACACAAAGATTCCCACCAAGAAGGAGCTAATCGTCTCTACATGCTCTGATAATCAGCCAAGAGTGCTTATTCAGGTTTATAAACGTGAAAGTGCTAGAACCAAATACAATGATCTTCTTGGTAAACTCGAGCTCACAGGCATTCCTCCAGCCCCAAGAGGAGTCCCTCAGATCAATGTATGTTTCGATATTGATGCTAATGGAATTCTGAATGTTTCTGCGGAGGATAGGACTGCAGGAGTGAAGAACAAGATCACCATCACCAATTACAAGGGAAGATTGAGCAAAGATGAGATTGAGAGAATGGTGCAGGAAACAGAGAAGTACAAGGCAGAGGATGGGGAGGTTAAGAAGAAGGTGGACGCCAAGAACTCATTGGAGAATTATGTTTACAATATGAGAAATACAGTGAAGGATGAGAAGTTTGCAGGGAAATTGGATAGAGCTGGCAAGCAGAAGATTGAGAAAGCAATTGATGAGACTATTCAGTGGTTGGAAAGGAACCAATTGGCAGAGGTGGATGAATTTGCAGACAAACAGAGGGAGTTAGAGGGCTTGTGCAATCCAATTATTGCAAAGATGTATCAAGGCGCTGCTTCAGACGTGTCAATGGGTGGTGGTGCTGAAATGCCAAATGGTGGTTATGGCAAGCCTAGCTCCGGAGGTTCTGGTGCTGGACCGAAGATTGAGGAAGTTGATTGAGGCATGACCTTGGGCAAGTAGGGTGTTCTGTTTTGCCTCTCTGCCCTTCTACTCTGTTTGGGCTTGTCACGTTTGACAGAATTCCTATGCAATGTAAAGTTTTAGTTGAGGCTTGGGGGATTCACATGTATGGAAATCTATATCAATACTTACGTAAAAGATATCCAGTTCGATTTTAGtgaataaaaaatcttgaatttcttttctttctttctttgatttctttgttgggtTTTGATGTTAGAACTTAGCTTGGACTACCATATCATCCCCAATCTCCTGCAACTTCCATTTGACTAGCAAGAAACTATTGCTTCTTAGGATTTGGTAGATTGAGAAAATTACACTAGTCTTGTATCTTATATCTTCATCCTCGCGAATAACTTAGGAAGCCATTCCCAAATGGGTTCTCATAGTTAGAGAGAGCTCGTAGACAGATTTCTCTGCTCTGCCCATGCAATGGTCTTTGGTGGGCATGGTTAAATGAGAAAATGGCAGCTTATATCTACGAAAATACGGCCAGGGAGCCTCATCAAAATGTCAAGTCTTGGTTCCAGTAGTGTGAAGGAAACTAAAACCATTGGACGGGTGCCCATCTGTATTTCTGCagtttaaaacataaaaaatggaaTAGGATCTTGTttacaaacatgctttaatataTGTTTCAAGAAATGGGTCAGTGGAAAGTATTTCTTTAATATATGCTTCTTTATATGTTTGTCTGAAGATTTAGAATAAGGAAGCCTATAACAACAATGGCTAAAACATCGTGGGTGAATCCCTTGCTCGTACTTTAGAACTAACCCactttagaatttttaatttggtccattGATAAAGATGATAGCGACATGATATGATAATCCtattgttaaatgttaatggctTTGGAGAAAATTCTTTGTTAACTTAAATAAGGGAATCATGCAGTTATGTGATTCATCTTCTTTTATCAAGTGGGTTGCTGGTTTAGATTAAGCAAAGACACAAAATCCTCAAAAGCTATAAAGTGATTTGTTATGCTTGATTCTTATACACGGTCCAAGCCTCGTGATGGAGATTAGCTTAGATAGGAGATTTCAATAGCAATTTGTGTTCCAATTATCTGACAAAAAGAGGATGGCTAGTGGAATAAAACCTGtagttcccttttttttattattattgcaaaAGCCTTCATAGTGCCTCCAATGTTTAGCTACCGGAACATCCAAGCGGCATCCAATAACATTGTATAGAAGCTCTGATAATCGTTTGGTCTTCGAAATAATATATCAAGAGGTTGATGGTGGTCGCTATAGTGGAACATCATCCCACTTCACATTCATGTGATTCTGCTCCTACTATTTGCATGAAAGTAACTCAGGAATGATATAGCCTTAGTGGAAAACGCGTTGTAATGTGGTGTTCTCTGGCAGCAGAATTGTTTCTGGTTGGAGCTTGGGATAGAAGATCTGATGTCACTTTGTTACTCCTTTCCATCCCCTTCTCCCCcaagaaagtaaaagaaagaaacaattgtAAACGAAAACTATCAGTTGGCTTTAAGTATTTCGTGTTAGTATTTGCTTGATTTCATAGATTTTATGGTGAATTTATAATTGATGGCATTACTTGTGGGAAAGAGGTGTGTAGGCATAACAGCTAGGCATTCCCTTCTGATTGCGTGTGGTTTGGCTCAAGCTTTTTACATTCTAAATTTGGGAATGTATATCATCTTGATCATATGTTTGTTATTTATCTTGTTGTctggagaaagaagagagactTGCTGGTGATTTTTAGTCAAATTCTTGAaaggttaaaataatattctgatGCCAGAGGTGTTACAGTGCATGTACAGAAAATAGGGAAGGTGTTAGTCATCACTGAGAGTGGATGACGACATTCCTAGAGAGGAAGCAAAAGTGGCAGTTGTGTCGCCACTGAGATACCTCTTTAGTCTGTCCAAGTCATCAGCAGCATCGAGCATTGTAGGCCTAGTAGTGGGGGACTCCTGAGTGCAAAGAATACCCAACTCAGCTAATTCTCCGATTGCAACTTCCCACATCCTTTTCACTTCAGGAGATTGATCTCTTGAAGCTCTCATCAAGGAAGAGTCTACCACTCTTTCCACTCTCCCATGGTAGTGAGTCTTCACCCATTTGTGTAGGTTTAGCCCATCAACAAACATGTCATCT
It encodes the following:
- the LOC7493237 gene encoding heat shock 70 kDa protein, with the translated sequence MERKAIGIDLGTSYSCVGVWQNDRVEIIANDQGNRTTPSYVAFTDTERLIGDAAKNQVAMNPQNTVFDAKRLIGRGFSAPSVQRDMKLWPFKVIPGPGCKPMIVVKHKGEEKQFSAEEISSMVLMKMKEIAEAYLGHSVKNAVVTVPAYFNDLQRQATKDAGAISGLNVLRIINEPTAAAIAYGLDRKESRRGEQNVLIFDLGGGTLDVSLLTIEEGIFEVKATAGDTHLGGEDFDNRLVNHFFAEFKRKHKKDISGNPRALRRLRTSCERAKRTLSSTTQTTIEIDSLFEGIDFYTKITRARFEELNTDLFRKCTERVEKCLRDSKIEKSHVHEVVLVGGSTRVLRVQQLLQDFFNGKELCKSINPDEAVAYGAAVQAAILSGEGNEKVQDLHVLDVTPLSLWIKTAGDVKTVLIPRNTKIPTKKELIVSTCSDNQPRVLIQVYKRESARTKYNDLLGKLELTGIPPAPRGVPQINVCFDIDANGILNVSAEDRTAGVKNKITITNYKGRLSKDEIERMVQETEKYKAEDGEVKKKVDAKNSLENYVYNMRNTVKDEKFAGKLDRAGKQKIEKAIDETIQWLERNQLAEVDEFADKQRELEGLCNPIIAKMYQGAASDVSMGGGAEMPNGGYGKPSSGGSGAGPKIEEVD